CCGCCCGCCTGCGGCTGCTGAATGCCATGTGCTACGCCCTGCACAACGAGCAGCCCGCCCGCGCCCTGCCCTACGGCGAGGCCGCCGTGGCCCTGGCCCGCACCCTGCCCGCCGAGGAGCAGGGCCCCGGCCTGCTGCAAAGCCTGCTGTACCTGGCCAGCTGCTACGGCAACCTCTCCAACGGTCCGGAGGCCCTGCAGCTCCTCAGCGAAGCCCAGACGCTGGCCCTAAAGCTGAAAAACGTGGACGGCCTGGTGCGCGCCTACACCTCGCAGGGCAGCATCTACCACGAGCGGCGCGACTCCACCTCGGCCTGGCGCCACTACCGCCGCGCCCTGCGCCTGATGAACCAGCCCGGCGTGACGCCCACCGCCCGCATGAAGCTGCTGGGCAACGTGGGCGGGCTATTTTTCTTCCGGCAGCAGCTGCCCCAGGCCCTGCACTACGACTCACTCGCCCTGGCGCTGGCCCGCCGCCAAAGCGACTCTACGGCCGAAGCCAACTACCTCTCCAGCCTGGCCAACTACCAGATGCAGGCCGGCAACCTGGGCCGGGTGAAGCGCCTGCTTACCCAGGCGCTGGCCATCAGCCGGCGGCAGCGCGCCGTGCGCAGCCAGGCCCGGCAGCTCATCATGTTTGCGATGTACTACATCCAGACCGACGAGCCCGCGCGCGCCGACGCCGCCACCCGCGAGGCCCTGAAGCTGGCCCGCCAGAGCGACTACCTCGAATGCGTGCTTGATGCCTACAGCATCCTGTCGGCCGAAGCCGCCGAGCGCGAAAACTACCGCCAGGCCTACGAGTGGAACCAGCGCTACGTGGAGCTCAACGACACGCTCAACAACCGCCAGACCATGCAAACCCTGGCCGCTGCCCAGGTGAGCAGCGAAGCCCAGGAGCGCGCCCGCCGCCTGCGCCTGCTCACGCAGCAGCGCGACGAGCAGGTGTGGCACAGCCGCGTGCTGATAGGCGCGGTGGCCGTGCTTACGCTGGCGCTGCTGGTGGCGGCTTACTTCTACCGCAACCTGCGCCGCAGCCGCTCCGAACTGGCCGCCAACAACCGGGCCCTGGAAAAAGTATCGGTGGAGCTGCGTAGCGTGGCGTCGTTCAAGGACAAGCTCTACGCCATTGTGGCCCACGACCTGCGCGGGCCGGTCACGGCCTTTGCCGGCGTTACGAGCCTCATTGACTCCTACATTGCCCAGAACGACCAGGCCGGCCTGGCCCGCCTGCCCGCCCTGGTGCGCCAGGCCGCCGACAGCCTCAACCACCTGCTCGACAACGTGCTGAACTGGGCCGTGAGCCAGACTGGCGAACTGGAATGCCGCCCGGCCCCGGTGCTCGTGTCGGAGCTGTTTGCCGAGTGCCAGGCCCTGTACCAAACCACGGCGGCCGCCAGCTGGCAGCACATCACCATGGCCGCCCCCGATGGCCTGAAGCTGATGGCCGACCGCAACATGGCCCGTACCATTCTGCGCAACCTGGTGGGCAACGCCCTTAAGTTCATGCCCGCCGGCGGCCACGTGCACCTCGAAGCCGCCCCCGACCCCGACGACCCCCAAATGGTGCTCATCAGCTGCACCGACACGGGGCCGGGCATGAGCGCCGCCACCGTGGCCTCGCTCATGAGCGGCCCCGCCCTGCCCGAGCCCACGCCTACGCCCAAGCCGCGCGCCACGGGCCTCGGCCTCGGTCTGGCGCTGTGCCGGGCCTTCGTGCACCGCCACGGCGGCACGCTCGTGATTCAGAGCCGTCCCGGCGCCGGCACCAACGTGACGGTGAGCCTGCCGGTGGCGAAGTAGCAATGGGTATAAGTGTAGCGCAATGAAAAGACTGTCATCCTGAGCGCAGCGAAGGACCTTATCACGCCAAAACAAATCGGTCAAACGTGATAAGGTCCTTCGCTGCGCTCAGGATGACAGTCCCACGCTCATCATTTCACACCTCCCCGCTCTACCAAATAACCACCCGCGTCGAATCTGGGCGGTAGAGCTTTTGGCCGGGTTTCACGCCGAAGGCTTCGTAGAAGGC
This DNA window, taken from Hymenobacter sp. 5317J-9, encodes the following:
- a CDS encoding ATP-binding protein — protein: MTRPGILLFWLFAFGALLAPARAVAGDALPNGTEAIRQKLATPLPDTARLRLLNAMCYALHNEQPARALPYGEAAVALARTLPAEEQGPGLLQSLLYLASCYGNLSNGPEALQLLSEAQTLALKLKNVDGLVRAYTSQGSIYHERRDSTSAWRHYRRALRLMNQPGVTPTARMKLLGNVGGLFFFRQQLPQALHYDSLALALARRQSDSTAEANYLSSLANYQMQAGNLGRVKRLLTQALAISRRQRAVRSQARQLIMFAMYYIQTDEPARADAATREALKLARQSDYLECVLDAYSILSAEAAERENYRQAYEWNQRYVELNDTLNNRQTMQTLAAAQVSSEAQERARRLRLLTQQRDEQVWHSRVLIGAVAVLTLALLVAAYFYRNLRRSRSELAANNRALEKVSVELRSVASFKDKLYAIVAHDLRGPVTAFAGVTSLIDSYIAQNDQAGLARLPALVRQAADSLNHLLDNVLNWAVSQTGELECRPAPVLVSELFAECQALYQTTAAASWQHITMAAPDGLKLMADRNMARTILRNLVGNALKFMPAGGHVHLEAAPDPDDPQMVLISCTDTGPGMSAATVASLMSGPALPEPTPTPKPRATGLGLGLALCRAFVHRHGGTLVIQSRPGAGTNVTVSLPVAK